From the genome of Vicia villosa cultivar HV-30 ecotype Madison, WI linkage group LG2, Vvil1.0, whole genome shotgun sequence, one region includes:
- the LOC131648747 gene encoding pentatricopeptide repeat-containing protein At3g22470, mitochondrial-like encodes MAMGEKRKFMRSLIDGCQESYRVWEKLPEKKVPCAIGNIEKVNETSMYVGYCLVVSRFVSRLSCVCHQSHMGFAFSLLGTIFKSGYEPNMVTFNTIINGFCMNGMIYKALNFYQDLVAQGYLFDEFTYGILINGLCKNGQTKAALHLLHEMEERSVEPNLVMYSAVIDGLCKDGLVTDALSLCSRMGDRGVLLDVVTYNSLICGCCSVGRWQDVNQLLMRMVRENVDTDDFTFNILIDALCKEGRILEAQGVFVMMLKRGEKPDIITYNAMMDGYCLRKSVDEAKELFDGMVKRGLEPDVLNYNVLINGYCKNEMVDEALVLFKEMCRKNLVPSIATYNSLIDGLCNLHRIPHVKELLDEMRDSGQPPDVVTYNILLDTLCKTRPFDEAISLFWKIVQGIWPDFYTNYVIVDNLCKGEKLKITEDALHYLLIHGCPPNVRTYTIIINALCKDGSFDEAILLLSKMDTNDCSPDAVTFDTIIGALLKKNETDKAEKLRHEMMERGLVNIEKRLMCKQGGNL; translated from the exons ATGGCTATGGGTGAAAAGCGCAAGTTCATGCGAAGCTTAATCGATGGCTGTCAAGAGAGCTATCGAGTTTGGGAAAAG CTTCCCGAAAAGAAGGTTCCATGTGCAATTGGGAATATAGAGAAAGTAAATGAGACT AGTATGTATGTTGGTTACTG TTTGGTTGTGTCTCGTTTTGTTTCTCGCCTCAGCTGTGTTTGTCATCAATCTCATATGGGTTTTGCTTTTTCGTTATTGGGTACCATTTTTAAGAGTGGCTATGAACCTAACATGGTGACTTTTAATACAATCATCAATGGGTTTTGTATGAATGGGATGATTTATAAAGCCTTGAACTTTTACCAAGACCTAGTAGCCCAAGGGTATCTTTTTGATGAGTTTACTTATGGGATTTTAATCAATGGGTTGTGTAAAAACGGGCAAACTAAAGCTGCGTTACATTTGTTACACGAGATGGAGGAACGGTCGGTTGAACCCAATCTAGTTATGTATAGTGCAGTCATTGATGGATTATGCAAAGATGGACTTGTCACGGATGCGCTTAGTTTGTGTTCTCGGATGGGTGACAGGGGAGTTTTACTTGATGTTGTCACCTACAACTCTTTAATTTGTGGTTGTTGTAGCGTAGGTCGATGGCAAGATGTAAATCAATTACTAATGAGAATGGTGCGGGAAAACGTTGATACGGATGACTTTACGTTTAACATATTGATTGATGCTTTATGTAAAGAAGGAAGGATCTTAGAAGCACAGGGTGTGTTTGTTATGATGCTGAAAAGAGGTGAGAAACCAGATATTATTACTTACAATGCTATGATGGATGGGTATTGTTTAAGAAAAAGTGTTGACGAGGCTAAAGAACTATTTGATGGAATGGTCAAAAGAGGCTTGGAACCTGATGTTTTGAATTATAACGTCTTGATTAATGGTTATTGCAAGAATGAAATGGTTGATGAAGCGTTGGTTCTCTTTAAAGAGATGTGTCGTAAAAATTTAGTCCCTAGTATTGCTACTTATAATTCTCTTATCGATGGCTTATGCAATTTGCACAGAATACCACACGTGAAGGAACTTCTTGATGAAATGCGGGATAGTGGTCAACCCCCAGATGTAGTCACTTACAATATATTGTTAGACACGCTTTGTAAAACCCGACCTTTTGACGAGGCAATCtcattattttggaagattgttCAAGGAATTTGGCCTGATTTTTACACAAACTATGTAATTGTTGACAATTTGTGCAAAGGTGAAAAGTTAAAGATTACAGAAGATGCTCTTCATTACCTTTTGATACACGGTTGTCCTCCAAATGTCCGAACATATACTATCATCATCAATGCACTTTGTAAAGATGGCTCTTTTGACGAAGCTATACTCTTACTGTCAAAAATGGATACCAATGATTGCTCCCCCGATGCTGTAACTTTTGATACAATTATTGGTGCACTGCTCAAGAAAAATGAGACCGACAAGGCAGAGAAACTTCGTCATGAAATGATGGAGAGAGGTCTAGTAAATATTGAAAAAAG GTTGATGTGCAAACAGGGAGGGAATCTGTGA